A genomic stretch from Terriglobus sp. RCC_193 includes:
- a CDS encoding phage/plasmid primase, P4 family produces MSFSALEKWNQFIARKGKLPCNYLTGVVANPLDPIAWASHETIRASGHDLGFVLTENDPFWLLDIDSCLVDGAWSPLAQELCRFFSGCYIEVSQSGGGLHIIGSGRPSAHSCRNAVFGMEFYSSGRYVALTGTNSVGDAAYDASALLPALIAKYFPASTAEERHDWTTEASPEWRGPSDDSELIRRASRSQSLGSTFGSKASFSDLWTANAGALEVAYPKPNQNGYDASAADAALAQHLSFWTGGNCERIERLMRQSRLLREKWERKDYLPQTILRAVERTMEVYHKAPLQSLDAVDQVMLQVKTQDSVAEIFARKYEGSLVFDHTRSKWLEWIGTRWQIEQTGKAFDFARLLSRETNRDGKAAMGSESFCSGVEKLARTSRTFAQKSTDFDRDNYTLNTPTGTIDLRTGDIHKHDSSELLTMCTAVAPASGGGSIFHNFLSEITLNDAELIEFLQVALGSCLSGAVESHWMLFWIGAGRNGKNTLGDLVMDVMGDYARKVPTATLMAKRGESHPTDIANLCGVRLAVSSEINDGEHWDEARINEITGDARLSARFMRGDLFEFNRTHKHLIYGNHRPQLRSVGDGVRSRIRIVPFRASFIGRKNANLPRQLRDSMAYVLSWLIDGHRKWLVSGKRLPQCRAVEDESADYFASQSTPDMWLEDRAQRIERDTRAANTLPKASDLYADYSAWKRARGESPVSQQRFSEFLQREFKKERSDGFRYRGLALKASFIVGQPFS; encoded by the coding sequence ATGAGTTTTTCTGCACTCGAAAAATGGAATCAATTCATCGCACGCAAAGGGAAACTCCCCTGCAACTACTTAACTGGTGTGGTGGCAAACCCTCTCGATCCCATCGCGTGGGCTTCGCATGAGACTATTCGTGCATCCGGGCATGATCTAGGATTCGTCCTCACTGAGAATGATCCCTTCTGGTTGCTCGATATAGATTCTTGTCTCGTTGATGGAGCATGGTCGCCTCTTGCACAAGAGCTATGTCGCTTTTTTTCTGGTTGCTACATCGAAGTAAGTCAATCCGGTGGTGGGCTGCACATCATTGGCTCTGGGCGCCCTTCCGCGCATAGCTGTCGGAATGCGGTCTTTGGCATGGAGTTTTATAGCAGTGGCCGGTACGTAGCATTGACCGGAACAAACTCTGTGGGAGACGCTGCGTATGACGCGAGTGCATTACTTCCCGCGTTAATCGCCAAGTATTTTCCGGCATCTACTGCGGAAGAGCGGCATGACTGGACGACCGAAGCATCACCGGAGTGGAGAGGGCCGAGTGATGATTCTGAACTGATCCGGCGTGCTTCACGCTCTCAGAGCCTGGGGAGCACGTTTGGAAGCAAAGCGAGCTTCTCCGATCTATGGACAGCAAACGCGGGAGCTTTGGAAGTTGCATATCCGAAGCCAAATCAAAATGGCTATGACGCTTCCGCGGCAGATGCTGCGCTAGCTCAGCACCTGTCGTTCTGGACAGGTGGCAATTGTGAACGAATCGAACGCTTGATGCGGCAGAGCCGCTTACTCCGAGAAAAGTGGGAGCGCAAGGACTACCTACCCCAGACGATCTTACGTGCCGTCGAGCGCACAATGGAGGTTTATCACAAGGCTCCCTTACAGTCTCTGGACGCGGTAGACCAAGTGATGCTTCAAGTGAAAACACAGGACAGCGTAGCTGAGATCTTCGCTCGCAAATATGAAGGCAGTCTGGTGTTCGACCACACACGGTCGAAGTGGCTTGAATGGATCGGAACGCGCTGGCAGATAGAACAGACCGGCAAAGCCTTTGACTTCGCACGGCTCCTGTCCAGAGAAACGAATCGAGATGGTAAAGCTGCAATGGGCTCAGAGTCGTTCTGTTCAGGTGTAGAGAAACTCGCTCGCACCAGCAGAACATTCGCGCAAAAGTCGACTGACTTTGACCGCGACAATTACACATTAAACACTCCAACCGGAACAATCGACCTTCGAACGGGCGATATCCACAAGCACGATTCCAGCGAACTTCTGACAATGTGTACGGCCGTGGCTCCGGCATCAGGAGGTGGTTCAATCTTCCACAATTTTCTATCTGAGATCACATTGAATGATGCCGAACTGATCGAATTCCTACAGGTCGCATTAGGCTCTTGTCTCTCCGGCGCGGTGGAATCTCACTGGATGCTGTTCTGGATCGGCGCAGGGCGTAATGGGAAGAATACGCTTGGCGATCTCGTGATGGATGTAATGGGCGACTACGCACGTAAAGTACCCACGGCTACTCTGATGGCGAAGCGCGGAGAAAGCCATCCGACTGATATTGCCAACCTCTGCGGCGTCCGGCTCGCTGTTTCCTCAGAGATCAACGATGGAGAGCATTGGGATGAGGCTCGCATCAACGAAATAACAGGTGACGCACGTCTGTCTGCCCGTTTTATGCGTGGAGACCTCTTTGAATTTAACCGCACTCATAAGCACCTCATCTATGGCAATCACCGTCCGCAACTGCGCAGCGTTGGAGATGGAGTCAGAAGCCGCATAAGGATCGTTCCGTTCCGTGCATCCTTCATCGGACGAAAAAACGCTAACCTTCCCCGGCAACTAAGGGACAGCATGGCATATGTTCTGTCATGGCTTATTGACGGCCACAGGAAATGGCTCGTGTCAGGTAAGCGACTACCGCAATGCCGTGCAGTGGAAGATGAAAGCGCAGACTACTTTGCATCCCAATCAACACCGGATATGTGGTTGGAAGATCGAGCACAACGCATTGAAAGAGACACACGTGCCGCCAATACACTTCCAAAAGCGAGCGATCTCTATGCTGATTACTCTGCCTGGAAACGAGCGCGAGGGGAGAGCCCAGTGTCTCAGCAAAGGTTCTCAGAGTTCTTGCAACGTGAATTTAAGAAAGAGCGAAGTGACGGTTTTCGCTATCGCGGTCTGGCTTTGAAAGCGTCTTTCATTGTTGGGCAACCGTTCTCATAG